From Phragmites australis chromosome 5, lpPhrAust1.1, whole genome shotgun sequence, a single genomic window includes:
- the LOC133919084 gene encoding UDP-glucuronate:xylan alpha-glucuronosyltransferase 1-like isoform X1, with translation MRGFACAHAEKRHRLDRTFSKPSNKGYIGSYYAKDAKYKPFSALLHEGSSGKLLYVKLVLVLLMCGSFMGLLHSPSIHLADEHHHTQPEASKASWMSHPDAPNSGYASSLKIDWSHVEAAVKEVARAEDGSGARVALLNFGDDEVGEWRARLPHTAADPVHLDRVGSDVTWEHLYPEWIDEEELYGRPACPDLPEPAVAPEAEGLAPQYDIVAVKLPCGRAASWSKDVARLHLQLAAARLATRHGHRAVHVLVVSRCFPMPNLFKCKDEVARDGDVWLYRPDVDDMRRKLELPVGSCKLAMPFKALGEPYVSAAPQREAYATILHSEQLYSCGAITAAQSIRLAGSDRDMVALVDETISARHRGALEAAGWKVRTIRRIRNPRASPGAYNEWNYSKFWLWTLTEYDRVIFLDADLLVQRPMEPLFAMPEVSATGNNGTYFNSGVMVVEPCNCTFRLLAEHVGDIESYNGGDQGYLNEVFSWWHRLPSHANYMKHFWEGDTEELAATKRRVLAADPPVALAVHFVGLKPWFCFRDYDCNWNVAALRQFASDEAHARWWKVHDTMPPRLQGFCLLDERQKALLRWDVARAREANFSDGHWSVRIADPRRRICAGAGAGEACREREIAGRRVEGNRITTSYAKLIDNF, from the exons ATGAGAGGCTTTGCTTGCGCTCATGCAGAGAAACGGCATCGCTTGGACAGAACTTT CAGCAAGCCGAGCAACAAGGGTTACATCGGAAGCTACTACGCGAAGGATGCAAAGTACAAGCCATTCAGCGCGCTCCTGCATGAAGGCTCGAGCGGCAAGCTGCTCTACGTGAAGCTCGTCCTCGTGCTCCTCATGTGCGGCTCCTTCATGGGCCTTCTCCACTCGCCATCGATCCACCTTGCCGATGAACACCACCACACACA ACCAGAGGCGTCGAAAGCGAGCTGGATGTCGCACCCCGACGCGCCGAATTCGGGGTACGCGTCGAGCCTGAAGATCGATTGGTCGCATGTCGAAGCGGCGGTGAAAGAAGTCGCTCGAGCAGAGGATGGCAGTGGCGCGCGGGTGGCGCTGCTCAACTTTGGCGACGACGAGGTCGGCGAGTGGAGGGCGCGGCTGCCGCACACGGCGGCCGACCCAGTGCACCTGGACCGCGTCGGGAGCGACGTCACCTGGGAGCACCTGTACCCGGAGTGGATCGATGAGGAGGAGCTGTACGGCAGGCCAGCGTGCCCTGACCTGCCGGAGCCCGCGGTGGCGCCGGAGGCGGAGGGGCTAGCACCCCAGTACGACATCGTCGCGGTGAAGCTGCCGTGCGGCCGCGCGGCCAGCTGGTCCAAGGACGTGGCGCGGCTGCACCTGCAGCTGGCCGCGGCGCGCCTCGCCACGCGCCACGGCCACCGGGCGGTACACGTGCTCGTGGTGAGCCGGTGCTTCCCGATGCCGAACCTGTTCAAGTGCAAGGACGAGGTCGCGCGCGACGGCGACGTGTGGCTGTACAGGCCAGACGTTGACGATATGAGGCGGAAGCTCGAGCTCCCCGTGGGATCCTGCAAGCTCGCCATGCCATTCAAAGCTCTGG GGGAACCGTACGTCTCGGCGGCGCCACAGCGTGAGGCGTACGCGACGATCCTACATTCGGAGCAGCTGTACTCGTGTGGTGCCATCACCGCGGCGCAGAGCATCCGGCTGGCGGGGTCGGACCGTGACATGGTGGCCCTGGTCGACGAGACGATCAGCGCGCGGCACCGGGGCGCGCTGGAGGCGGCCGGGTGGAAGGTGCGGACGATCAGGCGCATCCGCAACCCGCGGGCGTCGCCGGGCGCGTACAACGAGTGGAACTACAGCAAGTTCTGGCTGTGGACGCTGACGGAGTACGACCGGGTGATCTTCCTGGACGCCGACCTGCTGGTGCAGCGGCCGATGGAGCCGCTGTTCGCGATGCCGGAGGTGAGCGCGACGGGGAACAACGGCACGTACTTCAACTCCGgcgtgatggtggtggagcccTGCAACTGCACGTTCCGGCTGCTGGCGGAGCACGTCGGCGACATCGAGTCGTACAACGGCGGCGACCAGGGGTACCTCAACGAGGTGTTCTCGTGGTGGCACCGCCTGCCCTCGCACGCAAACTACATGAAGCACTTCTGGGAGGGGGACACCGAGGAGCTCGCCGCGACCAAGCGCCGCGTCCTCGCCGCCGACCCGCCCGTGGCGCTCGCCGTGCACTTCGTGGGCTTGAAGCCGTGGTTCTGCTTCCGCGACTACGACTGTAACTGGAACGTGGCCGCGCTGCGCCAGTTCGCCAGCGACGAGGCGCACGCGCGGTGGTGGAAGGTGCACGACACCATGCCGCCGCGGCTGCAGGGGTTCTGCCTGCTGGACGAGCGGCAGAAGGCGCTGCTGCGGTGGGACGTCGCGCGGGCGAGGGAGGCCAACTTCTCCGACGGGCACTGGAGCGTCAGGATCGCCGACCCACGCCGGAGGATttgcgccggcgccggcgccggcgaggcgTGCCGCGAGAGGGAGATCGCCGGCAGGCGGGTGGAAGGGAACCGGATCACCACGTCGTACGCCAAGCTCATCGACAATTTCTGA
- the LOC133919084 gene encoding putative UDP-glucuronate:xylan alpha-glucuronosyltransferase 3 isoform X2 has protein sequence MRGFACAHAEKRHRLDRTFKPSNKGYIGSYYAKDAKYKPFSALLHEGSSGKLLYVKLVLVLLMCGSFMGLLHSPSIHLADEHHHTQPEASKASWMSHPDAPNSGYASSLKIDWSHVEAAVKEVARAEDGSGARVALLNFGDDEVGEWRARLPHTAADPVHLDRVGSDVTWEHLYPEWIDEEELYGRPACPDLPEPAVAPEAEGLAPQYDIVAVKLPCGRAASWSKDVARLHLQLAAARLATRHGHRAVHVLVVSRCFPMPNLFKCKDEVARDGDVWLYRPDVDDMRRKLELPVGSCKLAMPFKALGEPYVSAAPQREAYATILHSEQLYSCGAITAAQSIRLAGSDRDMVALVDETISARHRGALEAAGWKVRTIRRIRNPRASPGAYNEWNYSKFWLWTLTEYDRVIFLDADLLVQRPMEPLFAMPEVSATGNNGTYFNSGVMVVEPCNCTFRLLAEHVGDIESYNGGDQGYLNEVFSWWHRLPSHANYMKHFWEGDTEELAATKRRVLAADPPVALAVHFVGLKPWFCFRDYDCNWNVAALRQFASDEAHARWWKVHDTMPPRLQGFCLLDERQKALLRWDVARAREANFSDGHWSVRIADPRRRICAGAGAGEACREREIAGRRVEGNRITTSYAKLIDNF, from the exons ATGAGAGGCTTTGCTTGCGCTCATGCAGAGAAACGGCATCGCTTGGACAGAACTTT CAAGCCGAGCAACAAGGGTTACATCGGAAGCTACTACGCGAAGGATGCAAAGTACAAGCCATTCAGCGCGCTCCTGCATGAAGGCTCGAGCGGCAAGCTGCTCTACGTGAAGCTCGTCCTCGTGCTCCTCATGTGCGGCTCCTTCATGGGCCTTCTCCACTCGCCATCGATCCACCTTGCCGATGAACACCACCACACACA ACCAGAGGCGTCGAAAGCGAGCTGGATGTCGCACCCCGACGCGCCGAATTCGGGGTACGCGTCGAGCCTGAAGATCGATTGGTCGCATGTCGAAGCGGCGGTGAAAGAAGTCGCTCGAGCAGAGGATGGCAGTGGCGCGCGGGTGGCGCTGCTCAACTTTGGCGACGACGAGGTCGGCGAGTGGAGGGCGCGGCTGCCGCACACGGCGGCCGACCCAGTGCACCTGGACCGCGTCGGGAGCGACGTCACCTGGGAGCACCTGTACCCGGAGTGGATCGATGAGGAGGAGCTGTACGGCAGGCCAGCGTGCCCTGACCTGCCGGAGCCCGCGGTGGCGCCGGAGGCGGAGGGGCTAGCACCCCAGTACGACATCGTCGCGGTGAAGCTGCCGTGCGGCCGCGCGGCCAGCTGGTCCAAGGACGTGGCGCGGCTGCACCTGCAGCTGGCCGCGGCGCGCCTCGCCACGCGCCACGGCCACCGGGCGGTACACGTGCTCGTGGTGAGCCGGTGCTTCCCGATGCCGAACCTGTTCAAGTGCAAGGACGAGGTCGCGCGCGACGGCGACGTGTGGCTGTACAGGCCAGACGTTGACGATATGAGGCGGAAGCTCGAGCTCCCCGTGGGATCCTGCAAGCTCGCCATGCCATTCAAAGCTCTGG GGGAACCGTACGTCTCGGCGGCGCCACAGCGTGAGGCGTACGCGACGATCCTACATTCGGAGCAGCTGTACTCGTGTGGTGCCATCACCGCGGCGCAGAGCATCCGGCTGGCGGGGTCGGACCGTGACATGGTGGCCCTGGTCGACGAGACGATCAGCGCGCGGCACCGGGGCGCGCTGGAGGCGGCCGGGTGGAAGGTGCGGACGATCAGGCGCATCCGCAACCCGCGGGCGTCGCCGGGCGCGTACAACGAGTGGAACTACAGCAAGTTCTGGCTGTGGACGCTGACGGAGTACGACCGGGTGATCTTCCTGGACGCCGACCTGCTGGTGCAGCGGCCGATGGAGCCGCTGTTCGCGATGCCGGAGGTGAGCGCGACGGGGAACAACGGCACGTACTTCAACTCCGgcgtgatggtggtggagcccTGCAACTGCACGTTCCGGCTGCTGGCGGAGCACGTCGGCGACATCGAGTCGTACAACGGCGGCGACCAGGGGTACCTCAACGAGGTGTTCTCGTGGTGGCACCGCCTGCCCTCGCACGCAAACTACATGAAGCACTTCTGGGAGGGGGACACCGAGGAGCTCGCCGCGACCAAGCGCCGCGTCCTCGCCGCCGACCCGCCCGTGGCGCTCGCCGTGCACTTCGTGGGCTTGAAGCCGTGGTTCTGCTTCCGCGACTACGACTGTAACTGGAACGTGGCCGCGCTGCGCCAGTTCGCCAGCGACGAGGCGCACGCGCGGTGGTGGAAGGTGCACGACACCATGCCGCCGCGGCTGCAGGGGTTCTGCCTGCTGGACGAGCGGCAGAAGGCGCTGCTGCGGTGGGACGTCGCGCGGGCGAGGGAGGCCAACTTCTCCGACGGGCACTGGAGCGTCAGGATCGCCGACCCACGCCGGAGGATttgcgccggcgccggcgccggcgaggcgTGCCGCGAGAGGGAGATCGCCGGCAGGCGGGTGGAAGGGAACCGGATCACCACGTCGTACGCCAAGCTCATCGACAATTTCTGA